Proteins co-encoded in one Campylobacter jejuni genomic window:
- the dcuA gene encoding anaerobic C4-dicarboxylate transporter — translation MDIMIILQVIVLLGAIFIGIRLGGIAIGYAGGLGVVILGLVLGMKPGNIPWDVILIIAAAIAAISAMQQAGGLDYMVRVTEKILRSSPKFINYLAPACGWLLTILAGTGNAVFSLMPVVVDVAKSQNIKPSVPLSLMVVSSQIGITASPVSAAVVYMSGVLEPLGWNYPTLIGIWISTTFIACMLTAFIVSLITPMDLSKDSVYQERLKAGLVKDAGAILHGEDKPGAKLSVGIFLITVLAVVLYATAISSNIKWIDPVVVPRDAAIMSFLLTAATLITWLCKVEPGKILDTSVFKSGMTACVCVFGVAWLGNTFVAGHEASIKEVAGDWVKQTPAMLAVAFFFASMLLYSQAATAKAIVPVIITALGISAANPHDSYMLVACFAAVSALFVLPTYPTLLGAVQMDDTGTTRIGKFIFNHSFFVPGVLAIAIAVALGFVLAPMLI, via the coding sequence ATGGATATAATGATAATTTTGCAAGTAATCGTCCTTCTTGGGGCGATTTTTATCGGTATTCGCCTAGGCGGCATTGCTATAGGTTATGCTGGAGGATTAGGTGTAGTTATACTAGGACTTGTTTTAGGTATGAAACCTGGTAATATTCCTTGGGATGTTATTTTAATTATTGCTGCAGCTATTGCAGCAATTTCTGCTATGCAACAAGCAGGTGGACTTGATTATATGGTAAGGGTGACAGAAAAAATTTTAAGATCAAGCCCTAAATTTATAAATTATTTAGCTCCAGCTTGTGGATGGTTGCTTACAATCTTAGCAGGAACAGGAAATGCAGTATTTTCTTTAATGCCTGTTGTAGTTGATGTTGCAAAATCTCAAAATATAAAACCTAGTGTTCCACTTTCATTAATGGTTGTTTCTTCGCAAATTGGAATCACTGCTTCTCCTGTGAGTGCAGCTGTGGTTTATATGAGCGGCGTTTTAGAGCCACTTGGATGGAATTATCCAACTTTAATTGGAATTTGGATCAGTACAACTTTTATAGCTTGTATGCTTACAGCTTTTATAGTGAGTTTAATCACTCCTATGGATTTAAGCAAAGATAGCGTTTATCAAGAACGCTTAAAAGCAGGACTTGTTAAAGATGCAGGAGCTATTTTACATGGTGAAGATAAACCGGGTGCTAAACTTTCAGTAGGAATTTTTTTGATCACTGTTTTGGCAGTTGTACTTTATGCAACCGCAATTTCAAGCAATATTAAATGGATTGATCCTGTTGTGGTTCCAAGAGATGCAGCTATTATGAGCTTTTTACTTACTGCAGCAACTTTGATCACTTGGCTTTGTAAAGTTGAACCAGGTAAAATTCTTGATACCAGTGTATTTAAAAGTGGTATGACTGCTTGTGTTTGCGTTTTTGGTGTAGCATGGCTTGGAAATACTTTTGTTGCAGGACACGAAGCTTCTATTAAAGAAGTAGCAGGCGACTGGGTTAAACAAACCCCTGCTATGTTAGCAGTTGCATTTTTCTTTGCAAGCATGCTTTTATATTCTCAAGCAGCAACCGCAAAGGCCATTGTACCTGTAATTATCACCGCTTTAGGAATTTCAGCAGCAAATCCGCATGATTCTTATATGCTTGTAGCTTGTTTTGCAGCAGTTTCGGCACTTTTTGTGCTTCCAACTTATCCAACCTTACTTGGTGCTGTGCAAATGGATGATACAGGAACGACTAGAATTGGTAAATTTATATTTAATCACTCTTTCTTTGTACCAGGAGTTTTAGCTATTGCAATTGCTGTAGCATTAGGCTTTGTATTAGCTCCTATGCTTATTTAA